A stretch of the Parus major isolate Abel chromosome 15, Parus_major1.1, whole genome shotgun sequence genome encodes the following:
- the RAB35 gene encoding ras-related protein Rab-35 encodes GGLLRPGTRGVVLPVRGAGLSREPALCVNGGVRSLGLREGSSDKPAELATTGYYGVGKSSLLLRFADNTFSGSYITTIGVDFKIRTVEINGEKVKLQIWDTAGQERFRTITSTYYRGTHGVIVVYDVTSAESFVNVKRWLHEINQNCDDVCRILVGNKNDDPDRKVVETEDAYKFAGQMEIQLFETSAKENINVEEMFNCITELVLRAKKENLAKQQQQQQNDVVKLTKNSKRKKRCC; translated from the exons GGCGGCCTCCTCCGCCCGGGCACCCGCGGCGTTGTGCTGCCCGTGCGCGGCGCGGGGCTGAGCCGGGAGCCCGCGCTGTGTGTGAATGGCGGGGTGCGTTCGCTTGGGCTTCGGGAGGGTTCATCTGATAAACCTGCGGAACTGGCTACCACAGGATATTATG GTGTGGGCAAGAGCAGTCTGCTGTTGCGTTTTGCAGATAATACCTTCTCAG GCAGCTACATCACCACCATTGGAGTGGATTTTAAAATCCGGACAGTTGAGATCAATGGAGAGAAGGTGAAACTCCAGATCTGGGACACAGCTGGCCAAGAACGCTTCCGGACTATTACATCAAC GTATTACAGGGGAACACATGGGGTCATTGTTGTCTACGACGTAACGAGCGCAGAATCTTTTGTGAATGTAAAACGGTGGTTGCATGAAATTAATCAAAACTGTGATGATGTCTGCAGGATACTAG tgGGCAATAAGAATGATGACCCAGACCGAAAAGTGGTAGAAACAGAAGATGCCTATAAATTTGCTGGGCAGATGGAGATCCAATTGTTTGAGACCAGCgccaaagaaaatattaatgtggAAGAG ATGTTTAATTGCATTACAGAGCTTGTCCTGcgagcaaagaaagaaaacttagcaaagcagcaacagcagcaacagaacGATGTGGTGAAGCTAACGAAGAACagtaaaaggaagaagaggtgCTGCTAa